Proteins encoded within one genomic window of Triticum aestivum cultivar Chinese Spring chromosome 2D, IWGSC CS RefSeq v2.1, whole genome shotgun sequence:
- the LOC123054255 gene encoding uncharacterized protein At3g06530 isoform X1, producing MASIASQLQAIKSALGSTPESTRRPITRPSVLFDAKEAADIDLRAILPIALSGLEHLTGVDERFARYSSTLFSQTSLEVNREQQTQKENDKLNKSISSYLRLLAGYLQLPAALKTLEYLIRRYLVHVYNVDELLLCALPYHDTHAFVRIVQLVNLGNSKWTFLDGVKSSGAPPPRSVLVQQCIRDTSLLETFSNYAAPKKGFLHSRTVVCFCTAVIVECLGAIPKLDSNIVQRVVGYVFDSLNPDIGADRDYKAGALMIVGVLATRATLAPKLVQDLIIFVARAAQHDALESVDLPWLRVTVMAIISLVQSQSVQEFRKKPLMILKDIRDFSGVLSVLSSEFNIENFVRLYVESLVDCSTSDESCHVHLIETMETLPIKNFVERIVRKVLGNCIKASRVTDNPDINRTGIWAKKIFAAIEKKYSCELRDAIRKFLEESEINSVKGDSTSKLLSLVFDESKSMPSEISDANIWFSLDHPKAVVRQSALSKIAKSDILKKNTANPQKFINMQDAIIRSLYDDDLSVVQAALSIEGLAAISSPRGLLKAYDDLLVKCTDIIHKGGSKASKACDVAVSCLEKMVMEYQVHHMEHAKDIATVVFGLLIVHPKTLKVNLKALELAKKIQWDFYASSPLVYELTAPEVKNVPLESIASINMKNIQAFAETFLSNPNKHVEWLADCGNRSSFSRTLFLLIVLQALLIPTEVLDKQVNLCQVCLPALKNEWSHIQPKGDCIGDEISIDNLEKCITELVKHIFNNDTDALNARILVCIFWGLLRVQSSYVKQNSMIDAGENTALDDLFMYFITSPDNNIFQKHLQYLVANCTGAPIQFISKYLVDEGLSAGVQAESLLVLASICSTCALSESSSMDESLCMQLLRLFPSLIVPLSHENKDVRSSAMKFIEGLSLVWQRLSTSVSKNGNNGKFPMSSPAFGVFLESLANQKAMISSDARFLPAYISSMLSPSQDLMVPENLHERIDQPTKDAILNFILHSSLKLSPYGKLMVLSALKGVGSILFKAEEVKSLFLYLLDRRSQHQSGHDSKQILTTHETQILCLLLEVLFAVEDQTNFGSETFEAVLKALKVDGLSHEDPVAVMPCLTALQNLQPVFFENLKNDTKDKVFGLLISLFRAENLEIRNATRDALLRINVHASTFVKFIELVVAHGDERGNPKRIKRSENLNRDNHFEEYFGEHPVSSILVSLLDILFLMKNVNERLCLLQPLCQILSKLLSDQWISGIVCQYNKGSSETLDVPSFVKETQQLVLLTLKDIIDTLQSGYQDNLLNNGNVNLLINFIRSTEDVGTRNHGLSLIASLAKAFPQLVSENIIYLFVAIGDAVKQEDSHSQHVMEDLLSVLVPCWLSKTTSIEKLLQIFIKSLTDVAEHRRVTLMMYLLRTLGENSLSTVIMYLLYTLIERGSHSLSKHKKSHCVLSLSAMSQEWEYGLAVNMTGQCSYKLWFPCLCKLLQEIKVHQKQVLLPMLHLALQFILLKLQDTELRFELEAEEAANSIQNSLGTLMEEVVLCTVSVKDKKGDISGDILKEVRNNSNTVLKIITGWMHASTYFKGITRLLEHPEGLVKRKTLGILCETARVNNMVQNKQRKARKLKRSSLSTALQVDKSSCPYFSELCYKILELIDRESDTSVKIAAISSLETLAKEYPSENPAYSKCLATIISHISSGDSVTSSGLINTAGSLINVLGSKALPQLPLIMKNMLQRAHLVSCCPSGKYAHGSPRTDASLSNQSVSMLLSVLTTIQVIVQKLGEFVSPYLEEILDLVILHPECATQIDSKLDVKAADVRGLLTETVPVRLILPPLLNLYSSATKCGDASLSLSFQMLANVVGTMDRLAVGTYHTKIYEHCLEALDLRRQNLDSVKNINLVEQSIIHTIITLTMKLTESTFRPLFLRTLEWAESEVDQSTSKRSMDCAIVFYKLVNKLAEQHRSLFTPYFKYLLEGSVQYLSEDGVLISSKRKKKAKLGDDIVKYKDSLSGQKLWNLRALILKSLHKCFLYDNDQKILDSSNFQTLLKPIVSQFVAEPPESLDSVPDAPSVEEVDEILVSCLGQMAVTARSDVLWKPLNHEVLMQTRSDNVRPKMLGLKVVRYMVQHLKEEYVALVPETIPFLGELLEDVELPVKTLSQEILKEMETLSGESLREYL from the exons ATGGCTTCGATCGCGTCGCAGCTGCAGGCCATCAAGTCGGCCCTCGGCTCCACGCCGGAGTCGACTCGCCGGCCCATCACCCGGCCGTCCGTGCTCTTCGACGCCAAGGAGGCCGCCGACATCGACCTCCGCGCCATCCTCCCCATCGCCCTCTCTG GTTTGGAGCATCTTACTGGTGTGGACGAGAGGTTTGCGAGGTACAGTAGCACGCTATTCAGCCAGACTAGCCTTGAGGTCAACCGTGAGCAGCAAACTCAAAAGGAAAATGACAAGCTAAACAAGTCCATCTCCTCCTACCTCCGCCTTCTAGCTGGCTATCTGCAGCTTCCAGCTGCCCTCAAGACGCTCGAGTACCTTATCCGCCGATACCT GGTGCATGTCTACAACGTGGATGAGTTGCTGCTGTGTGCATTGCCGTACCATGATACACATGCGTTTGTTCGGATTGTGCAGTTGGTCAACTTAGG GAATAGTAAGTGGACCTTTCTTGATGGTGTGAAATCCTCGGGTGCACCCCCGCCCAGGAGTGTTCTAGTACAGCAGTGCATCCGTGATACTTCTTTGCTGGAGACCTTTTCCAACTAT GCGGCACCAAAAAAGGGTTTCCTTCATTCAAGGACAGTGGTGTGCTTTTGCACTGCAGTAATTGTGGAGTGCTTGGGAGCTATCCCCAAGCTTGATTCAAATATAGTGCAGAGGGTGGTGGGATATGTGTTCGACTCCCTTAATCCTGATATTGGGGCAGATCGAGATTATAAG GCTGGCGCTCTGATGATTGTTGGAGTACTGGCAACACGAGCAACACTGGCACCAAAACTTGTTCAAGACTTAATTATCTTTGTTGCAAGGGCTGCACAGCATGATGCATTGGAGTCGGTTGATTTACCGTGGCTTCGTGTTACAGTAATGGCTATTATAAGTCTAGTTCAG TCACAGTCTGTCCAAGAATTCCGTAAGAAGCCATTGATGATTCTAAAAGACATCAG GGATTTTTCTGGCGTCCTTTCTGTATTATCAAGTGAGTTCAACATTGAGAATTTTGTTAGGCTTTATGTTGAATCACTGGTTGACTGCAG TACTAGTGATGAATCCTGCCACGTGCACCTTATTGAAACCATGGAGACTCTACCTATCAAGAACTTTGTTGAAAGGATTGTGCGGAAGGTTCTTGGAAACTGTATCAAGGCATCACGGGTCACCGACAATCCAGATATAAACCGCACAG GTATATGGGCAAAGAAGATCTTCGCTGCAATTGAAAAAAAGTATTCATGTGAGCTACGTGATGCTATCCGTAAATTTCTTGAG GAATCTGAAATTAACTCAGTAAAAGGGGATTCTACTTCCAAGTTGCTCAGCTTAGTGTTTGATGAAAGCAAGAGCATGCCATCTGAAATTTCTGATGCTAACATCTGGTTCAGTCTGGATCACCCAAAG GCTGTGGTCCGTCAATCTGCTCTCTCAAAAATTGCCAAGTCCGATATTTTAAAGAAAAATACTGCAAATCCACAG AAGTTTATAAATATGCAAGATGCAATAATACGCAGTTTGTATGATGATGATCTAAGTGTTGTTCAAGCTGCCTTATCCATAGAAGGACTAGCTGCTATCTCCAGTCCTCGTGGCCTTCTAAAAGCATACGATGATTTGCTCGTGAAATGCACCGACATCATTCACAAAG GTGGTTCAAAAGCATCAAAGGCTTGTGATGTTGCTGTTTCATGTTTGGAAAAGATGGTTATGGAATATCAGGTGCATCACATGGAACATGCCAAGGACATCGCTACAGTAGTATTTGGTCTTCTTATTGTTCACCCAAAG ACCTTGAAGGTAAACTTGAAGGCCTTGGAGCTAGCTAAGAAAATACAATGGGATTTCTATGCAAGTAGTCCTCTTGTTTATGAGCTCACTGCTCCTGAAGTGAAG AACGTGCCTTTGGAATCTATAGCCTCCATTAACATGAAGAACATCCAAGCTTTTGCTGAAACTTTTCTATCAAACCCAAATAAACATGTGGAGTGGTTGGCTGACTGTGGAAACCGAAGTAGCTTTTCTAGAACTCTGTTCTTACTCATAGTATTGCAAGCTCTGCTTATTCCTACTGAAG TTTTGGATAAGCAGGTGAATCTGTGCCAAGTTTGTTTGCCAGCTCTGAAGAATGAATGGTCTCACATACAGCCAAAAGGCGATTGTATTGGTGATGAG ATCAGCATTGACAACCTTGAGAAGTGCATTACGGAGCTAGTGAAGCATATTTTCAATAATGACACAGATGCATTGAATGCTAGAATTCTTGTCTGCATATTTTGGGGTCTGCTAAGGGTCCAGTCTTCCTATGTTAAGCAGAATTCTATG ATTGATGCTGGTGAAAATACAGCGCTTGATGATTTGTTTATGTATTTCATCACATCACCTGACAACAATATCTTTCAGAAGCACCTACAGTATCTGGTGGCTAACTGCACAGGAGCACCTATTCAATTTATCTCAAAGTACCTTGTGGATGAAG GTTTGTCTGCTGGAGTTCAAGCAGAGAGTCTTCTTGTGCTTGCGTCAATTTGTTCAACGTGTGCTTTATCTGAAAGTAGTAGTATGGATGAGAGCTTGTGTATGCAGCTTCTACGTTTGTTCCCTTCTCTTATTGTCCCTCTTTCCCACGAAAATAAG GATGTAAGGTCCTCTGCTATGAAATTTATCGAGGGCCTGTCTTTGGTGTGGCAGCGCTTGAGCACTTCGGTGTCCAAAAATG GAAACAACGGCAAATTCCCCATGTCATCTCCAGCCTTTGGTGTTTTCCTCGAGTCATTGGCCAACCAAAAGGCCATGATATCCTCAGATGCGAGATTTTTACCTGCTTATATTTCATCAATGCTTAGCCCAAGTCAAGATCTGATGGTTCCTGAGAATCTTCATGAAAG AATTGATCAGCCGACCAAAGATGCTATCCTTAATTTCATCTTGCACTCTTCTTTGAAGCTCTCTCCTTATGGAAAG CTGATGGTTCTGTCAGCCCTGAAAGGAGTAGGAAGCATTTTATTTAAGGCAGAAGAGGTTAAATCTTTGTTCTTGTATCTTCTGGACCGTCGTAGTCAGCATCAAAGTGGGCATGATTCTAAGCAGATCCTGACTACTCATGAAACACAAATATTGTGCTTGCTTTTGGAG GTTTTGTTCGCAGTGGAAGATCAAACAAATTTTGGTTCTGAGACATTTGAGGCTGTATTGAAAGCTTTAAAG GTTGATGGTTTGTCTCACGAAGATCCTGTTGCCGTGATGCCATGTCTAACTGCCCTGCAAAATCTTCAACCAGTATTCTTTGAAAATTTGAAGAACGATACTAAG GATAAAGTATTTGGGCTACTTATTTCTCTGTTTCGAGCTGAGAATTTGGAAATTCGAAATGCAACACGAGATGCTCTACTGCGAATTAAT GTTCATGCCTCCACTTTTGTGAAATTTATTGAATTGGTTGTAGCGCACGGTGATGAGAGAGGAAATCCAAAGAGAATAAAGAGATCAGAGAATCTTAACCGTGATAACCATTTTGAAGAGTATTTTGGAGAACACCCTGTGTCTTCTATTCTCGTTTCTCTTCTGGATATTCTTTTTCTTATGAAGAATGTGAATGAAAG GCTATGTTTACTCCAACCACTTTGCCAGATTCTATCAAAGCTTCTTTCCGATCAATGGATTTCAGGGATAGTTTGTCAATATAACAAAGGCTCTTCTGAAACTCTTGATGTACCCAGTTTTGTAAAAGAAACCCAGCAGTTGGTACTGCTGACACTCAAAGATATCATTGATACACTACAATCGGGCTACCAA GATAATCTGCTCAACAATGGAAATGTAAACCTCCTTATCAATTTCATAAGGTCCACGGAGGATGTAGGAACTCGTAATCATGGATTGTCGTTGATTGCATCCTTAGCAAAGGCATTCCCACAGCTGGTTTCAGAAAATATTATTTATCTGTTTGTTGCTATTGGGGATGCAGTGAAACAG GAGGATAGCCACTCGCAACATGTTATGGAGGATTTATTATCTGTACTAGTGCCATGTTGGCTATCAAAGACCACAAGTATAGAAAAGCTTCTTCAG ATATTCATTAAATCTTTGACTGATGTTGCCGAACATAGGCGTGTGACCCTCATGATGTACCTTTTGAGGACCCTAGGTGAAAATAGTTTGAGTACCGTGATCATGTATCTATTGTACACATTGATTGAGCGGGGTTCACACTCTCTTTCGAAACACAAGAAGAGTCATTGTGTCCTATCCTTGAGTGCCATGTCACAGGAGTGGGAATATGGTCTGGCAGTCAATATGACGGGCCAATGTTCCTATAAATTATGGTTTCCTTGTCTGTGTAAGCTACTACAAGAAATCAAGGTGCATCAGAAACAAGTTTTACTTCCTATGCTACATTTGGCGTTGCAGTTTATTCTACTTAAGCTGCAAGATACAGAGTTGAGATTTGAGCTTGAAGCTGAGGAAGCTGCTAATTCTATCCAG AATTCTCTTGGAACACTCATGGAGGAAGTTGTCTTGTGCACTGTGTCTGTCAAAGACAAAAAAGGGGACATTTCTGGTGATATTCTAAAGGAAGTCAGGAACAATTCAAATACTGTTCTGAAAATAATTACGGGATGGATGCATGCTTCAACATATTTCAAAGGAATTACTCGGTTGTTAGAACATCCAGAAGGTCTTGTGAAAAGAAAG ACACTTGGAATATTGTGTGAAACTGCAAGGGTGAATAACATGGTCCAGAACAAGCAAAGGAAAGCAAGAAAACTGAAGCGCAGCTCTCTGTCTACTGCACTCCAAGTGGACAAGAGCTCTTGCCCTTATTTCAGCGAGCTGTGCTACAAGATTCTAGAGTTGATTGATAGAGAGTCGGACACATCTGTGAAAATTGCTGCTATTTCTTCACTCGAAACACTAGCGAAAGAATATCCCTCTGAAAATCCTGCATATAGCAAGTGCCTTGCGACAATCATTAGTCACATCAGCTCTGGTGATTCTGTCACTTCTTCCGGGTTAATAAATACCGCAGGGTCTCTGATTAACGTGCTAGGATCAAAAGCATTACCTCAGCTTCCACTTATCATGAAAAATATGCTGCAAAGAGCACATCTAGTGTCATGTTGCCCTAGTGGAAAATATGCTCATGGTTCTCCGAGAACTGATGCCAGCCTTTCAAACCAATCTGTAAGTATGTTGCTATCCGTACTTACAACTATTCAGGTGATTGTGCAAAAGCTTGGGGAATTTGTTAGTCCATATTTGGAAGAAATACTGGATCTCGTGATATTGCATCCTGAATGTGCTACTCAAATTGATTCAAAGTTGGATGTAAAAGCAGCAGATGTTCGGGGCCTACTGACCGAGACAGTTCCA GTTCGGCTTATTCTTCCACCTTTACTGAATTTGTATTCTAGTGCTACCAAATGTGGAGATGCAAGCCTGTCATTGTCGTTCCAAATGCTTGCAAATGTAGTTGGTACAATGGATCGGCTGGCTGTAGGAACTTACCATACAAAAATATATGAACACTGTTTGGAAGCTCTTGATCTCCGTCGTCAGAATCTGGACTCCGTGAAGAATATAAATTTAGTTGAGCAAAGTATTATCCACACCATTATCACTCTTACGATGAAGCTTACCGAGTCCACTTTTAGGCCTCTTTTCCTTCGTACTCTTGAATGGGCAGAGTCTGAAGTTGATCAGTCAACATCAAAGAGAAGTATGGACTGTGCAATTGTTTTCTACAAGTTGGTCAACAAGCTCGCTGAACAACACAG GTCCTTGTTTACACCTTACTTCAAGTACCTACTTGAGGGATCGGTACAATATCTATCAGAAGATGGTGTCTTGATCAGTTCCAAGCGAAAGAAGAAGGCTAAACTTGGAGACGATATAGTCAAATATAAGGATAGTTTGTCAGGACAGAAGCTGTGGAACTTGAGAGCACTGATACTGAAATCATTGCACAAGTGCTTTCTTTACGACAATGATCAGAAGATCCTAGATTCCTCCAATTTCCAG ACTCTTTTGAAGCCCATTGTTTCTCAGTTTGTTGCGGAACCGCCTGAATCTCTTGATTCAGTTCCAGACGCTCCATCAGTTGAGGAAGTGGATGAAATTCTTGTCTCATGCTTGGGACAAATGGCAGTGACTGCGCGATCAGATGTTCTGTGGAAGCCTCTTAACCATGAG GTGCTGATGCAGACAAGGAGTGACAATGTCCGCCCTAAGATGCTGGGCCTGAAGGTGGTGAGGTACATGGTCCAACACCTGAAGGAGGAGTACGTGGCTCTGGTCCCGGAGACCATCCCGTTCCTGGGCGAACTGCTCGAGGACGTCGAGCTTCCTGTCAAAACGCTGTCCCAGGAGATACTCAAAGAGATGGAGACCCTCAGCGGCGAGAGCCTCCGGGAGTACCTGTGA